One window of Mauremys reevesii isolate NIE-2019 linkage group 4, ASM1616193v1, whole genome shotgun sequence genomic DNA carries:
- the SMPD2 gene encoding sphingomyelin phosphodiesterase 2: MDTDPPLQLRVFNLNCWAIRYLSKLRQERIGMIGDTLGQEGFDLALLQEVWSERDYCELKQKLTVCYPYSHYFKSGVIGSGLCVFSRYPILDTFLYQYSLNGYPYMLQHGDWFCGKAVGLLIIKICGIIFHVYVTHLLAEYCRDKDAYLPHRVVQAWELAQFIQHTSKGADVVLLGGDLNMHPGDVGIRLLRGWTGLRDSFADTERFEGCEDGFTLVPANCFINKEELLPFPLGIRIDYVLYKGLSRFVVKCDSLVTTTGTAPGKSIPYSDHEAVIATLCVKPREEAKGSSGSAVEPELVDVVNEARTEVRVGLHTAERQRYSNGRMGILALLLLLLQGAMGLSSLVGWDSPQPFPKFSFSLLSLLATVVLLLSMVLYVFHTIEVKMLQGTEEQMRLALQALQDKLSSM; encoded by the exons GGCGATTCGCTACTTGAGCAAGCTGCGGCAGGAGCGCATTGGGATGATTGGCGACACGCTTGGCCAGGAGGGGTTCGACCTGGCACTCTTACAGGAG gTGTGGAGCGAGAGGGACTATTGTGAGCTGAAACAGAAGCTGACTGTCTGCTACCCCTACTCCCACTACTTCAAAAG TGGGGTGATTGGCAGTGGGCTCTGCGTGTTCTCCAGATACCCAATCCTGGACACCTTCCTGTACCAGTACTCCCTGAACGGCTACCCCTACATG CTCCAGCATGGGGACTGGTTCTGCGGCAAGGCCGTGGGGCTCCTCATCATCAAGATCTGTGGGATTATCTTCCACGTGTATGTGACCCAC ctccttgcGGAGTACTGCCGGGACAAGGACGCTTACCTCCCCCATCGAGTGGTGCAGGCCTGGGAGCTGGCTCAGTTCATACA GCACACCTCGAAGGGAGCAGACGTGGTGCTGCTCGGTGGGGATTTGAACATGCACCCCGGGGACGTGGGGATCCGGCTGCTGCGAGGCTGGACAGGGCTGCGGGACTCCTTCGCCGACACAGAGAGGTTCGAG GGCTGTGAGGATGGCTTCACCCTGGTCCCAGCCAACTGTTTCATCAACAAGGAGGAGCTGCTGCCCTTCCCGCTGGGAATCCGCATCGACTACGTTCTCTACAAG GGACTGTCTCGCTTTGTGGTGAAGTGTGACAGCCTCGTGACCACCACGGGCACCGCCCCCGGCAAGAGCATTCCCTACTCGGACCACGAAGCCGTCATCGCTACACTGTGCGTGAAGCCACGAGAGGAGGCCAAGGGCTCGAGCGGCAGCGCAGTCG AGCCGGAGCTGGTGGACGTGGTGAACGAGGCCCGGACAGAGGTGCGGGTGGGGCTGCACACCGCCGAGCGCCAGCGCTACTCCAATGGCCGCATGGGCAtcctggccctgctcctgctgctcctgcagggGGCCATGGGCCTGAGctccctggtgggctgggactCCCCGCAGCCCTTCCCCAAGTTCTCCTTCTCCCTGCTGAGTTTGCTGGCCACGGTGGTGCTGCTGCTCTCGATGGTGCTGTACGTCTTCCACACCATCGAGGTGAAGATGCTGCAGGGGACGGAGGAGCAGATGAGGCTGGCGCTCCAGGCGCTGCAGGACAAGCTCAGCTCCATGTAG